One genomic window of Ctenopharyngodon idella isolate HZGC_01 chromosome 18, HZGC01, whole genome shotgun sequence includes the following:
- the LOC127500000 gene encoding suppressor of tumorigenicity 7 protein homolog isoform X2 yields the protein MFGTESSLSMFLNTLTPKFYVALTGTSSLISGLILIFEWWYFRKYGTSFIEQVSVSHLRPLLGGVDNSSPSNTSASNGDADSSRQSVSECKVWRNPLNLFRGAEYNRYTWVTGREPLTYYDMNLSAQDHQTFFTCDSDHLRPADAIMQKAWRERNPQARITAAHEALDLEDCATAYILLAEEEATTIVEAEKLFKQALKVGESCYRRSQQLQHHGSQYEAQHRRDTNVLVYIKRRLAMCSRKLGRTREAVKMMRDLMKEFPLLSMFNIHENLLESLLELQNYADVQAVLAKYDDISLPKSATICYTAALLKARAVSDKFSPEAASRRGLSTAEMNAVEAIHRAVEFNPHVPKYLLEMKSLILPPEHILKRGDSEAIAYTFFHLQHWKRVEGALNLLHCTWEGSESRHEHMSTFRMIPYPLEKGHLFYPYPVCTETADRELLPMFHEVSVYPKKELPFFILFTAGLCSFTAMLALLTHQFPELMGVFAKAFLSTLFAPLNFIMEKVESILPSSLWHQLTRI from the exons ATGTTTGGCACCGAATCCTCAT TGAGCATGTTCCTCAACACTTTGACCCCCAAGTTCTACGTGGCGTTGACGGGCACCTCATCCCTCATTTCAGGACTCATACTG ATCTTCGAGTGGTGGTACTTCCGGAAGTATGGGACGTCATTCATCGAGCAGGTGTCTGTCAGTCATCTGCGTCCTCTGTTAGGTGGAGTTGATAACAGTTCTCCCAGCAACACCAGCGCCAGCAACGGAGACGCCGACTCCAGCCGGCAGAGTGTGTCAG aatgTAAGGTGTGGAGAAATCCCCTCAATCTGTTCAGAGGAGCTGAATATAACCG ATACACGTGGGTGACGGGTCGAGAGCCGCTCACATACTATGACATGAATCTGTCAGCACAGGATCATCAGACGTTCTTCACGTGTGATTCTGATCACCTGCGGCCTGCAGACGCCA tCATGCAGAAGGCCTGGAGAGAGAGGAATCCTCAGGCTCGGATCACGGCCGCTCATGAAGCCCTGGATCTGGAGGA TTGTGCGACAGCTTATATTCTTCTGGCTGAGGAAGAGGCCACGACTATAGTGGAGGCGGAGAAACTCTTCAAACAGGCGCTGAAGGTCGGAGAGAGCTGCTACCGGCGCAGTCAGCAGCTGCAGCACCACGGCTCACAGTATGAAGCACAGCACA gaagAGACACAAATGTGTTAGTTTACATCAAGAGAAGACTCGCCATGTGCTCCAGAAAGCTCGGCCGCACGCGAGAAGCCGTCAAGATGATGCGAGAC TTAATGAAGGAGTTTCCTCTGCTCAGCATGTTCAATATTCATGAGAACCTGCTGGAGTCTCTTCTGGAGCTGCAGAACTACGCAGACGTGCAGGCCGTGCTCGCCAAATACGACG ACATCAGTTTGCCAAAGTCTGCCACCATCTGCTACACAGCGGCGCTTCTGAAGGCCAGAGCCGTGTCCGATAA GTTTTCACCAGAGGCGGCGTCACGGAGAGGTCTGAGCACAGCAGAAATGAACGCAGTCGAAGCCATACACAGAGCAGTGGAGTTCAACCCACACGTACCGAAA TACCTCTTAGAGATGAAGAGTCTGATCCTGCCACCGGAGCACATCCTGAAGCGTGGCGACAGCGAAGCCATCGCCTACACCTTCTTCCACCTGCAGCACTGGAAGCGAGTGGAGGGCGCGCTCAACCTGCTGCACTGCACCTGGGAGGGAAGTGAGTCACGCCATGAGCACATGTCAA CTTTCAGAATGATCCCGTATCCTCTGGAGAAAGGACACCTGTTTTATCCATATCCGGTCTGCACAGAGACGGCCGACAGAGAGCTGCTACCCA tgTTCCACGAGGTGTCGGTGTATCCCAAGAAAGAGCTGCCGTTCTTCATCCTGTTCACGGCGGGTCTCTGCTCCTTCACAGCGATGCTGGCGCTGCTCACGCATCAGTTCCCAGAGCTCATGGGAGTGTTCGCTAAAGCC TTCCTGAGCACCCTGTTTGCCCCGCTGAACTTCATCATGGAGAAGGTGGAGAGCATCCTTCCCTCGAGTCTGTGGCACCAGCTCACACGGATCTGA
- the LOC127500000 gene encoding suppressor of tumorigenicity 7 protein homolog isoform X5 — MFGTESSLSMFLNTLTPKFYVALTGTSSLISGLILIFEWWYFRKYGTSFIEQVSVSHLRPLLGGVDNSSPSNTSASNGDADSSRQSVSECKVWRNPLNLFRGAEYNRYTWVTGREPLTYYDMNLSAQDHQTFFTCDSDHLRPADAIMQKAWRERNPQARITAAHEALDLEDCATAYILLAEEEATTIVEAEKLFKQALKVGESCYRRSQQLQHHGSQYEAQHRRDTNVLVYIKRRLAMCSRKLGRTREAVKMMRDLMKEFPLLSMFNIHENLLESLLELQNYADVQAVLAKYDDISLPKSATICYTAALLKARAVSDKFSPEAASRRGLSTAEMNAVEAIHRAVEFNPHVPKYLLEMKSLILPPEHILKRGDSEAIAYTFFHLQHWKRVEGALNLLHCTWEGTFRMIPYPLEKGHLFYPYPVCTETADRELLPMFHEVSVYPKKELPFFILFTAGLCSFTAMLALLTHQFPELMGVFAKAFLSTLFAPLNFIMEKVESILPSSLWHQLTRI; from the exons ATGTTTGGCACCGAATCCTCAT TGAGCATGTTCCTCAACACTTTGACCCCCAAGTTCTACGTGGCGTTGACGGGCACCTCATCCCTCATTTCAGGACTCATACTG ATCTTCGAGTGGTGGTACTTCCGGAAGTATGGGACGTCATTCATCGAGCAGGTGTCTGTCAGTCATCTGCGTCCTCTGTTAGGTGGAGTTGATAACAGTTCTCCCAGCAACACCAGCGCCAGCAACGGAGACGCCGACTCCAGCCGGCAGAGTGTGTCAG aatgTAAGGTGTGGAGAAATCCCCTCAATCTGTTCAGAGGAGCTGAATATAACCG ATACACGTGGGTGACGGGTCGAGAGCCGCTCACATACTATGACATGAATCTGTCAGCACAGGATCATCAGACGTTCTTCACGTGTGATTCTGATCACCTGCGGCCTGCAGACGCCA tCATGCAGAAGGCCTGGAGAGAGAGGAATCCTCAGGCTCGGATCACGGCCGCTCATGAAGCCCTGGATCTGGAGGA TTGTGCGACAGCTTATATTCTTCTGGCTGAGGAAGAGGCCACGACTATAGTGGAGGCGGAGAAACTCTTCAAACAGGCGCTGAAGGTCGGAGAGAGCTGCTACCGGCGCAGTCAGCAGCTGCAGCACCACGGCTCACAGTATGAAGCACAGCACA gaagAGACACAAATGTGTTAGTTTACATCAAGAGAAGACTCGCCATGTGCTCCAGAAAGCTCGGCCGCACGCGAGAAGCCGTCAAGATGATGCGAGAC TTAATGAAGGAGTTTCCTCTGCTCAGCATGTTCAATATTCATGAGAACCTGCTGGAGTCTCTTCTGGAGCTGCAGAACTACGCAGACGTGCAGGCCGTGCTCGCCAAATACGACG ACATCAGTTTGCCAAAGTCTGCCACCATCTGCTACACAGCGGCGCTTCTGAAGGCCAGAGCCGTGTCCGATAA GTTTTCACCAGAGGCGGCGTCACGGAGAGGTCTGAGCACAGCAGAAATGAACGCAGTCGAAGCCATACACAGAGCAGTGGAGTTCAACCCACACGTACCGAAA TACCTCTTAGAGATGAAGAGTCTGATCCTGCCACCGGAGCACATCCTGAAGCGTGGCGACAGCGAAGCCATCGCCTACACCTTCTTCCACCTGCAGCACTGGAAGCGAGTGGAGGGCGCGCTCAACCTGCTGCACTGCACCTGGGAGGGAA CTTTCAGAATGATCCCGTATCCTCTGGAGAAAGGACACCTGTTTTATCCATATCCGGTCTGCACAGAGACGGCCGACAGAGAGCTGCTACCCA tgTTCCACGAGGTGTCGGTGTATCCCAAGAAAGAGCTGCCGTTCTTCATCCTGTTCACGGCGGGTCTCTGCTCCTTCACAGCGATGCTGGCGCTGCTCACGCATCAGTTCCCAGAGCTCATGGGAGTGTTCGCTAAAGCC TTCCTGAGCACCCTGTTTGCCCCGCTGAACTTCATCATGGAGAAGGTGGAGAGCATCCTTCCCTCGAGTCTGTGGCACCAGCTCACACGGATCTGA
- the LOC127500000 gene encoding suppressor of tumorigenicity 7 protein homolog isoform X4 gives MFLNTLTPKFYVALTGTSSLISGLILIFEWWYFRKYGTSFIEQVSVSHLRPLLGGVDNSSPSNTSASNGDADSSRQSVSECKVWRNPLNLFRGAEYNRYTWVTGREPLTYYDMNLSAQDHQTFFTCDSDHLRPADAIMQKAWRERNPQARITAAHEALDLEDCATAYILLAEEEATTIVEAEKLFKQALKVGESCYRRSQQLQHHGSQYEAQHRRDTNVLVYIKRRLAMCSRKLGRTREAVKMMRDLMKEFPLLSMFNIHENLLESLLELQNYADVQAVLAKYDDISLPKSATICYTAALLKARAVSDKFSPEAASRRGLSTAEMNAVEAIHRAVEFNPHVPKYLLEMKSLILPPEHILKRGDSEAIAYTFFHLQHWKRVEGALNLLHCTWEGSESRHEHMSTFRMIPYPLEKGHLFYPYPVCTETADRELLPTVFHEVSVYPKKELPFFILFTAGLCSFTAMLALLTHQFPELMGVFAKAFLSTLFAPLNFIMEKVESILPSSLWHQLTRI, from the exons ATGTTCCTCAACACTTTGACCCCCAAGTTCTACGTGGCGTTGACGGGCACCTCATCCCTCATTTCAGGACTCATACTG ATCTTCGAGTGGTGGTACTTCCGGAAGTATGGGACGTCATTCATCGAGCAGGTGTCTGTCAGTCATCTGCGTCCTCTGTTAGGTGGAGTTGATAACAGTTCTCCCAGCAACACCAGCGCCAGCAACGGAGACGCCGACTCCAGCCGGCAGAGTGTGTCAG aatgTAAGGTGTGGAGAAATCCCCTCAATCTGTTCAGAGGAGCTGAATATAACCG ATACACGTGGGTGACGGGTCGAGAGCCGCTCACATACTATGACATGAATCTGTCAGCACAGGATCATCAGACGTTCTTCACGTGTGATTCTGATCACCTGCGGCCTGCAGACGCCA tCATGCAGAAGGCCTGGAGAGAGAGGAATCCTCAGGCTCGGATCACGGCCGCTCATGAAGCCCTGGATCTGGAGGA TTGTGCGACAGCTTATATTCTTCTGGCTGAGGAAGAGGCCACGACTATAGTGGAGGCGGAGAAACTCTTCAAACAGGCGCTGAAGGTCGGAGAGAGCTGCTACCGGCGCAGTCAGCAGCTGCAGCACCACGGCTCACAGTATGAAGCACAGCACA gaagAGACACAAATGTGTTAGTTTACATCAAGAGAAGACTCGCCATGTGCTCCAGAAAGCTCGGCCGCACGCGAGAAGCCGTCAAGATGATGCGAGAC TTAATGAAGGAGTTTCCTCTGCTCAGCATGTTCAATATTCATGAGAACCTGCTGGAGTCTCTTCTGGAGCTGCAGAACTACGCAGACGTGCAGGCCGTGCTCGCCAAATACGACG ACATCAGTTTGCCAAAGTCTGCCACCATCTGCTACACAGCGGCGCTTCTGAAGGCCAGAGCCGTGTCCGATAA GTTTTCACCAGAGGCGGCGTCACGGAGAGGTCTGAGCACAGCAGAAATGAACGCAGTCGAAGCCATACACAGAGCAGTGGAGTTCAACCCACACGTACCGAAA TACCTCTTAGAGATGAAGAGTCTGATCCTGCCACCGGAGCACATCCTGAAGCGTGGCGACAGCGAAGCCATCGCCTACACCTTCTTCCACCTGCAGCACTGGAAGCGAGTGGAGGGCGCGCTCAACCTGCTGCACTGCACCTGGGAGGGAAGTGAGTCACGCCATGAGCACATGTCAA CTTTCAGAATGATCCCGTATCCTCTGGAGAAAGGACACCTGTTTTATCCATATCCGGTCTGCACAGAGACGGCCGACAGAGAGCTGCTACCCA cagtgTTCCACGAGGTGTCGGTGTATCCCAAGAAAGAGCTGCCGTTCTTCATCCTGTTCACGGCGGGTCTCTGCTCCTTCACAGCGATGCTGGCGCTGCTCACGCATCAGTTCCCAGAGCTCATGGGAGTGTTCGCTAAAGCC TTCCTGAGCACCCTGTTTGCCCCGCTGAACTTCATCATGGAGAAGGTGGAGAGCATCCTTCCCTCGAGTCTGTGGCACCAGCTCACACGGATCTGA
- the LOC127500000 gene encoding suppressor of tumorigenicity 7 protein homolog isoform X1 gives MFGTESSLSMFLNTLTPKFYVALTGTSSLISGLILIFEWWYFRKYGTSFIEQVSVSHLRPLLGGVDNSSPSNTSASNGDADSSRQSVSECKVWRNPLNLFRGAEYNRYTWVTGREPLTYYDMNLSAQDHQTFFTCDSDHLRPADAIMQKAWRERNPQARITAAHEALDLEDCATAYILLAEEEATTIVEAEKLFKQALKVGESCYRRSQQLQHHGSQYEAQHRRDTNVLVYIKRRLAMCSRKLGRTREAVKMMRDLMKEFPLLSMFNIHENLLESLLELQNYADVQAVLAKYDDISLPKSATICYTAALLKARAVSDKFSPEAASRRGLSTAEMNAVEAIHRAVEFNPHVPKYLLEMKSLILPPEHILKRGDSEAIAYTFFHLQHWKRVEGALNLLHCTWEGSESRHEHMSTFRMIPYPLEKGHLFYPYPVCTETADRELLPTVFHEVSVYPKKELPFFILFTAGLCSFTAMLALLTHQFPELMGVFAKAFLSTLFAPLNFIMEKVESILPSSLWHQLTRI, from the exons ATGTTTGGCACCGAATCCTCAT TGAGCATGTTCCTCAACACTTTGACCCCCAAGTTCTACGTGGCGTTGACGGGCACCTCATCCCTCATTTCAGGACTCATACTG ATCTTCGAGTGGTGGTACTTCCGGAAGTATGGGACGTCATTCATCGAGCAGGTGTCTGTCAGTCATCTGCGTCCTCTGTTAGGTGGAGTTGATAACAGTTCTCCCAGCAACACCAGCGCCAGCAACGGAGACGCCGACTCCAGCCGGCAGAGTGTGTCAG aatgTAAGGTGTGGAGAAATCCCCTCAATCTGTTCAGAGGAGCTGAATATAACCG ATACACGTGGGTGACGGGTCGAGAGCCGCTCACATACTATGACATGAATCTGTCAGCACAGGATCATCAGACGTTCTTCACGTGTGATTCTGATCACCTGCGGCCTGCAGACGCCA tCATGCAGAAGGCCTGGAGAGAGAGGAATCCTCAGGCTCGGATCACGGCCGCTCATGAAGCCCTGGATCTGGAGGA TTGTGCGACAGCTTATATTCTTCTGGCTGAGGAAGAGGCCACGACTATAGTGGAGGCGGAGAAACTCTTCAAACAGGCGCTGAAGGTCGGAGAGAGCTGCTACCGGCGCAGTCAGCAGCTGCAGCACCACGGCTCACAGTATGAAGCACAGCACA gaagAGACACAAATGTGTTAGTTTACATCAAGAGAAGACTCGCCATGTGCTCCAGAAAGCTCGGCCGCACGCGAGAAGCCGTCAAGATGATGCGAGAC TTAATGAAGGAGTTTCCTCTGCTCAGCATGTTCAATATTCATGAGAACCTGCTGGAGTCTCTTCTGGAGCTGCAGAACTACGCAGACGTGCAGGCCGTGCTCGCCAAATACGACG ACATCAGTTTGCCAAAGTCTGCCACCATCTGCTACACAGCGGCGCTTCTGAAGGCCAGAGCCGTGTCCGATAA GTTTTCACCAGAGGCGGCGTCACGGAGAGGTCTGAGCACAGCAGAAATGAACGCAGTCGAAGCCATACACAGAGCAGTGGAGTTCAACCCACACGTACCGAAA TACCTCTTAGAGATGAAGAGTCTGATCCTGCCACCGGAGCACATCCTGAAGCGTGGCGACAGCGAAGCCATCGCCTACACCTTCTTCCACCTGCAGCACTGGAAGCGAGTGGAGGGCGCGCTCAACCTGCTGCACTGCACCTGGGAGGGAAGTGAGTCACGCCATGAGCACATGTCAA CTTTCAGAATGATCCCGTATCCTCTGGAGAAAGGACACCTGTTTTATCCATATCCGGTCTGCACAGAGACGGCCGACAGAGAGCTGCTACCCA cagtgTTCCACGAGGTGTCGGTGTATCCCAAGAAAGAGCTGCCGTTCTTCATCCTGTTCACGGCGGGTCTCTGCTCCTTCACAGCGATGCTGGCGCTGCTCACGCATCAGTTCCCAGAGCTCATGGGAGTGTTCGCTAAAGCC TTCCTGAGCACCCTGTTTGCCCCGCTGAACTTCATCATGGAGAAGGTGGAGAGCATCCTTCCCTCGAGTCTGTGGCACCAGCTCACACGGATCTGA
- the LOC127500000 gene encoding suppressor of tumorigenicity 7 protein homolog isoform X3 produces MFGTESSLSMFLNTLTPKFYVALTGTSSLISGLILIFEWWYFRKYGTSFIEQVSVSHLRPLLGGVDNSSPSNTSASNGDADSSRQSVSECKVWRNPLNLFRGAEYNRYTWVTGREPLTYYDMNLSAQDHQTFFTCDSDHLRPADAIMQKAWRERNPQARITAAHEALDLEDCATAYILLAEEEATTIVEAEKLFKQALKVGESCYRRSQQLQHHGSQYEAQHRRDTNVLVYIKRRLAMCSRKLGRTREAVKMMRDLMKEFPLLSMFNIHENLLESLLELQNYADVQAVLAKYDDISLPKSATICYTAALLKARAVSDKFSPEAASRRGLSTAEMNAVEAIHRAVEFNPHVPKYLLEMKSLILPPEHILKRGDSEAIAYTFFHLQHWKRVEGALNLLHCTWEGTFRMIPYPLEKGHLFYPYPVCTETADRELLPTVFHEVSVYPKKELPFFILFTAGLCSFTAMLALLTHQFPELMGVFAKAFLSTLFAPLNFIMEKVESILPSSLWHQLTRI; encoded by the exons ATGTTTGGCACCGAATCCTCAT TGAGCATGTTCCTCAACACTTTGACCCCCAAGTTCTACGTGGCGTTGACGGGCACCTCATCCCTCATTTCAGGACTCATACTG ATCTTCGAGTGGTGGTACTTCCGGAAGTATGGGACGTCATTCATCGAGCAGGTGTCTGTCAGTCATCTGCGTCCTCTGTTAGGTGGAGTTGATAACAGTTCTCCCAGCAACACCAGCGCCAGCAACGGAGACGCCGACTCCAGCCGGCAGAGTGTGTCAG aatgTAAGGTGTGGAGAAATCCCCTCAATCTGTTCAGAGGAGCTGAATATAACCG ATACACGTGGGTGACGGGTCGAGAGCCGCTCACATACTATGACATGAATCTGTCAGCACAGGATCATCAGACGTTCTTCACGTGTGATTCTGATCACCTGCGGCCTGCAGACGCCA tCATGCAGAAGGCCTGGAGAGAGAGGAATCCTCAGGCTCGGATCACGGCCGCTCATGAAGCCCTGGATCTGGAGGA TTGTGCGACAGCTTATATTCTTCTGGCTGAGGAAGAGGCCACGACTATAGTGGAGGCGGAGAAACTCTTCAAACAGGCGCTGAAGGTCGGAGAGAGCTGCTACCGGCGCAGTCAGCAGCTGCAGCACCACGGCTCACAGTATGAAGCACAGCACA gaagAGACACAAATGTGTTAGTTTACATCAAGAGAAGACTCGCCATGTGCTCCAGAAAGCTCGGCCGCACGCGAGAAGCCGTCAAGATGATGCGAGAC TTAATGAAGGAGTTTCCTCTGCTCAGCATGTTCAATATTCATGAGAACCTGCTGGAGTCTCTTCTGGAGCTGCAGAACTACGCAGACGTGCAGGCCGTGCTCGCCAAATACGACG ACATCAGTTTGCCAAAGTCTGCCACCATCTGCTACACAGCGGCGCTTCTGAAGGCCAGAGCCGTGTCCGATAA GTTTTCACCAGAGGCGGCGTCACGGAGAGGTCTGAGCACAGCAGAAATGAACGCAGTCGAAGCCATACACAGAGCAGTGGAGTTCAACCCACACGTACCGAAA TACCTCTTAGAGATGAAGAGTCTGATCCTGCCACCGGAGCACATCCTGAAGCGTGGCGACAGCGAAGCCATCGCCTACACCTTCTTCCACCTGCAGCACTGGAAGCGAGTGGAGGGCGCGCTCAACCTGCTGCACTGCACCTGGGAGGGAA CTTTCAGAATGATCCCGTATCCTCTGGAGAAAGGACACCTGTTTTATCCATATCCGGTCTGCACAGAGACGGCCGACAGAGAGCTGCTACCCA cagtgTTCCACGAGGTGTCGGTGTATCCCAAGAAAGAGCTGCCGTTCTTCATCCTGTTCACGGCGGGTCTCTGCTCCTTCACAGCGATGCTGGCGCTGCTCACGCATCAGTTCCCAGAGCTCATGGGAGTGTTCGCTAAAGCC TTCCTGAGCACCCTGTTTGCCCCGCTGAACTTCATCATGGAGAAGGTGGAGAGCATCCTTCCCTCGAGTCTGTGGCACCAGCTCACACGGATCTGA